TAAACGCCAATCTTGCGGGTTAAACAAAAATCAACCTACCGTCCCAAATCCTCTACTCACTCCTTTGCCAAGCCCAATTCCTGCCGGTAATATTGCATTTACTACAAAGCTACCGGTAAAAGCCATCATACTTTGATCTTTAAAGCGTGTTGTTTTTTCATGGAGCTTGCATTTTGCCAAAAGCTTTTCATTCGGTTCAAG
This genomic stretch from Chitinophagaceae bacterium harbors:
- a CDS encoding DNA repair protein, producing LEPNEKLLAKCKLHEKTTRFKDQSMMAFTGSFVVNAILPAGIGLGKGVSRGFGTVG